One Aegilops tauschii subsp. strangulata cultivar AL8/78 chromosome 2, Aet v6.0, whole genome shotgun sequence genomic window, AAACAAAAACTAAAGACAAGCACTCCATCAACCCAAGCTTCCGTGATCTGAAGCAAATCTACAAAATGGGaaagaagaaagttagaagaagaagattatTATGATGCAACTAAAATGTGAAGATTATTATGATGCAACTTATATCTGtaaaataggtcattttggagctaagtatggttattatgtcatttttgaGCTAGCTAAGCATACTAAGTCATTTTGGTGTAAAAAATGCTAAGTAAGGTCATTTTGGAACTAATAAgtttattatgtcattttggagctagcTAAGCATATGAAGTCATTTCGAAAATAAAATATGTCATTTCGTAAGCATATTATGTCATTCTAGAGCTAgctaagcatattaagtcatttggaggaaaaatgctaagtataggtcattttagagctatccTAGGTTAAATAGGTCAATTTTGAGCTAgctaagcatattaagtcattttagaggaaaaaatgctaagtataggtcattttaaagctatcctaggttaaataggtcattttggagctaattaAGCAAAGCATTAGGCAAAACTTACCGTCAACCCGTAGGTGAAGGATCGGGGTTCTTGCTCGCGGtagtggcagacggaggaggatCGGGGTTCTTGCTCGCGCCAATGGCAGAcgtcgatgcttgtcgggagtTATGCTGCACCAAATTaaagatcatttgcaatgtctcATTAGCATGATGCAACTCAAATGTGAAGACTAataagtaatgtccattcaaatgaAACTCACCGTGTCCGCCGGAGCAATgactggcatcggcggaggggtctGACTGTTCTTCTCGCACATGGACTGCACATTTAGTTTTgacgagtcagtcatattagttacTAATGATAGGAACATTGCGTGCATGATTTAGCTAAtatgcagaagaaacttaccgcGAAGAGCTCGTATATGGCCCGGTTAGCCAAgtcgttccggttcctctcctccAGCAAAAGCCTAGCCGCCCTCTCCTcaatctccctctccctctccgccgcctgcCTCCTTTCGTCCGCCAGAAGCTCCTGGGTCTTTGCTCTCTCTTCCTCAAttgcagcctgcaacaccactcctctttagcattgtaatcatcgacGGCGGCGGACGAAGGCGAGCAGGGCGGGGATGGCTTCACAGCTTTACGAAATAAAAGACATACATGCACGTTTTACTAAACATattcatttgttttttttcatAGTACAGACGCAGACGCTCGACATATGCATACACTCACTCATATGAAGTTATGAACAgacacacgcacaccctatctCTATGAGCACCTCCGATAGACTGAGCCGGGACATCATTTTGAGATTGACGGAAACGTCACAGGCGCCTTCATAGTCTCGTAGTCAGTGGGAACGTCTTCTCCCACTGTTCGCACATTGTCTGAATGCCTATAATTAATCCAGAAAAATGCAACCCCAGTGACAAGTCTAGGCCTTGAACTCTAGTGGGTTATTTCCACCAAAGAGAAACTAACCATCTAAGCTACACTCAGTAACTTGTTCATTTGCTAGAGTGCAACTTATTATGGAATATGATATcaccaaagaaaaaaaagaataaTATATCTTGTGGAGCAGACAAGGAGGTTCAGATGTCGGAAATTCAATTCGGCTCTTGGAAGCATATGTGCTACTGCGCAACAAAAAATGTTTTTGCAAATGTCACTCAAATGCTAGATACAAAATTTTAGGGGAAAATTTTAAGCATTTTGACCCGTGCAAAAAAAACAAGCTGAACGCCAAATGTTACATTTAAAGGCAAAGGTACATTGTTCTCCTGTAATTTACATAGCACAATTTGACCAAAGAAATGTAAATACATAGGCTTGTCCAAATATGTGAAGCATAGTAAGTCATTACCAAAAACCGCCAGAAAAAGAGCACTCTCTCAACTATATCATTTGTGATGTGAACCTAAAGCACATGCTCTGCTCAGTAAGAGATTCATTAATTAAAATAGGGAGGAGGAAGCAGAGCACACCACACAAGCTTGCATATATACATAAAGGAATTAGGGGAAGCTCACCATGGAGTGTTGGCATTAGCCATGTTCATTGTCGCTTCACAGGTGCGGTCACAGGTGCGTCCCTTCCTAAGCCGCTTTGGACGCCTCTCCAGGCTACTGCACCATGCATTGCGCTCACCACTACCGCACCAATAAAAGAGACTTTAACCACCAGCCCTTGGCAAGCGAGCCTTCATTGGCGCCACCCTATGGCGCCACCTGAGAGGTGATTGGGGCGGTGCCAGGTTGGTACACGTGCCTTTCATATTCTTGTTTACAATTTGTGTGGGGTTGCTGCATAGAAGCACTGGCTCTTCAATGTATTATAGCAAAGTGTGATTATCTATTACAAGCAGGGGACATCTATTCAGAGCACAACTACAAACAACTGATAGCATAAATTCTATAACAGATAATTGATCATGTTGGACAAGTGGAAAAGCTCAATCAGCATGGAGGTGGGCATTGTCATGCGTCGGCGAGGAGCCTTGGGAGATCAGCTCGGCGCCCTCGTGCCATGGCTGCACCGTCGGAGATGTGGTGTTCGCATGGAGAAGACCAAGATGCCACCTCTGGTTTCCAGCGCGAGCGTCACCAGTAGACATGGAATTACCTTTAACCCAAGACTTCCTTTGTCAGATGTAATAGTGCAAAACAATTAACCTTTCAGTGTAAGAGGACATAACCCATATTTAACCATTTGATTTTCTCCTATAAGTGAACAAAAGGATGTATGTCAGTGTACTTGAAAATAGATCAATTTGGTAACAAGACACCATGAATTTGTAGTACTGCCCAACACTGAGAACACCCTAATATTTAAAATAATTTTGGATGGCGGGTGGACGAGACAAACTTTGTTGGCCTATGAGTGAAAACAAATAGTGTTTGCCTTATTAATGTTTTAAGTAAAAGAATAATTAACAGAGGCATGAATCTTGAGAAGATTACCGAGGCTAAATTGAGCGGCACACCATCGAGATGCACGACGGGACGACAAGCTCGGCTCCTGGCGATGGGCGGCATGTGGCCATGTGCGTCCATGCCTAAAATGACCAGCATCCCGACAATGGCAAAAACATGGCCGAACTTCTAatctgcgcacttgagctgataaCCCATATTTAACCATTTGATTTTCTCCTATAAGTGAACAAAAGGATGTATGTCAGTGTACTTGGAAATAGATCAATTTGGTAACAAGACACCAAATTTGTAGTACTGCCCGACACTGATACCACCCTAATATTTAAAATAATTTTGGATGGTGGGTGGACGAAGACAAACTTTGTTGGCCTATGAGTGAAAACATATATTGTTTGTCTGATTAATGTTTTTAATAAAAGAATAATTAACCGAGGCATGAATCTTGAGAAGATTACCTAGGCTAAATTGAGAGGCACACCATCGAGATGCATGACGGGACAACAAGCTCGGTGCCCGGCGATGGGCGGTAGGTGGCCATGTGTGTCCACGCCTAAAATGACCAGCATCCTGACAATGGCAAAAACATGGTTGAACTTCCAatctgcgcacttgagctgataaATCTCTGGAGTAGAAGATAAAGTAGATAAAGTGAAGACTGCATATACCAACTATGTGCAAAATCTTGACCAAGAATGATAACAAAGACTCCAATTCCAACAAGCATTACCTGATGCAGAAGAACAAACGTTGAAATGCAGTTAAATTTTGAACAAAAAAAAATAGAAGTTCAACAAAACTATTGACGAATTGCAGCGATGTATAATTACTTGTTATAATGTGGTGGTATCACGGAAGAAATGCATTGAAACATTAAGTTCTGCTAGGCATAGTTCAGAGTTTTTTTGTTGGAAGATAACAATGCACACATAAATCAATCTTACTGAATTTGTTACATGCCCACACCCGAAATATTATGACTATAAGCATTTTTTATCTATTAAAAGAAAAGATCATTAGGCAACAGTACAAGCCACCCAAAAAAGGATGAAGGAACCTTTTTATATGTCTGACAAATGTTCCGGTAATTAGAGATAGCTTAGTCAATACACGATTGGTCACTTATGATCTGCACATCTTATCCTGCTTGACTACCACACTATCTTGCATCTTGGACCCAGTGTCACTTTCACATTCAGGAAGTTGATCCGGTTGCAGTGTTAGAGAGCACATTTGCATCTTATCCTCATCTTATTCTCAGCTTTCTGAATATATAAGCAGCAGAGCATGAACATGTATAGGGAGAGGTGGTCGGGCCGCAAAGAGGGCATCACCTTCGCAAAATCGGAAGAGGTGGTCGGGGAGGCAGAGAATCGACACAGCCGCCGGGTTCTTCGGCGGAAGACGGCGAGCAGGACGGGGATGACTTGTTGGGGACGGAGGAGCCGGTCGGTGATGGCGGCAGACGAGGGCGGGGATGTGTGGTCGGGGACGGAGGAGATGGTCcgcgacggcggcggacggaggcgAGCAGGGCGGGGATGGCTTCACAGCATGGACGAGCGGCAGCTGCCGGCGCTGAAGGTGCGGTCCGCCATGGCTGCTGCgtgcggcggctagggttgggggAAGGGGAAAGAGCCTCGAGGgttgggggagggggcggcgccgcGGTCTGGAACAGTGGAGGGGCGGGCCGGTGGCGGTGCTGGTCGGCGTCGGGAACGCGGGGCTGGGGCGCGGTGGTGGCTGGGAGAGgtggggagagagagaggggtggggcCGGGCTGGGAGAGAGGGGAGGAGATTTTTTTGTGAAAAAAAGAGGGGAGGAGATAGTCCcacttctttgccatcagccaacgGATGGCAAAGGCCCacatctttgccatcagctaacAGATGGCAaagccccacctctttgccatcagccagctgatggcaaagaacctttgccgtcggctggcagatggcaaagaggtggggctaGTGGGCCGTTACAGCTCCATCATCCACTGGGCCCCACCcacttctttgccatctgccagcagacggaaaagattctttgccatctgctggcagacggcaaagaggtgggttgATTGGCCGTTACAGCACTGGACcccacccacctctttgccgtctgccagcggacggcaaaaatTCTTTGCCATcggctggcagatggcaaagaactgGCTAATGGCAACCAGGTTCTTTGCCATCTgtcagttctttgccgtctgttttttgtaagcagatggcaaagacgttctttgccatccgctggcagacgacaaagaaatgGCTGATGGCAAATTCTCTGTTTCCAGTAGTGAtatgactatttacagaatacatgcctacattgtatcgatgaactggagctagtgccgtatctccctaggttataactgtcacatgatgaatatcatccaacaagtcattgatccaatgcctacgaatttatttatattgatcttgctgcgttactattgctatcatcattGTTTTCAccgtggtttttgccctgatttgatttgggttttgaatcatttcaaatggacttgtcacttgggcatatccttggctttcacccaagtgacctatctaccttattcctcccacaaattcccaaaataatCCAATGAATATTTTTCCTAATAGAAAATATTCATTTCTCTCTCTGAAATCACTTCGGAatcttgtgctccaaagcaacctcaatttttcttgctcagaaaaatctgagataattcctaaatattcttagAAACCTGGCACACCTTCCCATGTAAAAATATTGCCTCACGTTTTGCaatatttttgctgtagaaaatcttttcacttctggaccagaaatgcactttgtacagcaagtACATTTTTCCTTAAGCTTTTAGCCCTGATCTTTCTTGAGCTTAGGCAccctcctaagaaaccctaaaccccaggagatcagccctaatggccttctagaaggtggtcaaacttggcgaccaagtttctgtaCAAAAACTTGTCAGCTAGGTGGAGTCCCTTCTGGTTGACCTGGGCATGAGCCATCAACTCCCCTAGACTAAACACTGCACGGTCGAGcgcgtagacaaggtttggccgctccTGGGCGTCGTTTTGACCATGCCAGCCTGGTGACCGCGCGTGGACACAGTGCCTGGCATGCGTCTCGACTTGCTCTGGCTGGCGCCTTgcgctctgtttcgcgcgtgctcgaTGCAGCGCTCGCCTCCAACTGCCACCCCGCGCCTCCAGCCTCGACACATCACACTTGATCGCTCCCTGGTGCTCGCCGACGTCGGAGCCGGCGCAGCAAGCACGGGCGCATCGCGGCCAAAACACCACAGTGCGCGCGTGCGCTTGTCCTCATCCCCAACCGCCTCCTGTGCACGTCCGCGAGCGTGGGCAAGCTCCTAAGTCGACGCAGCACCTTGCCCCTCCCGTTGGAGCCTCTCACCGACGTTCGCCGCGTGTCCAGAACGCTCCGGTGGCGACACGTTCCCCCCCTCCGCTCCGGCTATATATAGCGCTCCCCTCCTCCATTGctagccacgcaccactccacaccaccCCCACAAACACGTAGACAAGCGAAAGCCCGGTCAGGCAGGACTCTGGCCATCGCCCTGACCAgaggactccggcgatccccgcagtccagccgccgtgctccggtgcctctcgagctcaagcagctgcttggggGGGGGGCATTGGGGGTCTGCTGGTGCTGCCTGGACCCCGTGGAGCCCTCGGAGCCGCCTCTAgtcgccgtcttcttcctctccgGCGAAACCTTCCGCCACCGTAGCTTGCGAGCTCGACTGCAACCAGCTCCGGCCACCTCTCGCCAAGCcatgggtacgggcaggtgcgccatgagccccgcttcaatcctatccctctagcctagccccaaaccccctcgtcgccggcgtgagCTCTGGCGAAGCCCCGCCTCCCTCTGATTTCACGCTCTCTCTCTCCTGACGCGCAGGACCCACCTGTCGGTCTCACCACTCGCGTCcaaagcggtacgagtggaggcgtattTCTGTTTTatgccttcgacgtcacccccaggAATTTATGTTTAATTCAAATTTAGTAAgaaatttgaccaaactttgaccagCAACCACAAGTCCAAATGAAttgtttctttttgcattgtctttgttacagaaagctctagcagcacaccagaaggtggatttttccttgctgtctagaatttctggtgattttcagaatgtgttttgacatttatttttgtggttttaaattattttcagaaggagaagcttgtctggaagcaaaccaagaggggtgtgatccacctctacactaaggcaagccacaccagcatttggatggtgttatttcaatatctatgattttctacttgaatatgagttattATTTGCctttaaaatttgataaataaCTTTGGTTAATTTCTAGTTACTTCACCATGCTTGATATGCTTGATTTAGTTTCTGATTGAATGCATGAACTTGCTTGGCTAAGTAGAGTAATATTTTGCACTATGAATATTGCTATGGAAATTAATGGTAGTAATTTTACTTAGTGGTATTTCCATTTAAATAAAGAACTAATAAAAATGTTGCTTGCtaataaaaatgagttataaccagaaagttttgacCTTTAGTGTTGCAAGGTAATTATGTAGTTATGCTTGATCCATGAACATGAGTTGTTTGCTTTGCatgacgagtagttgcatgaAAATTATTTTTCATATCATGTTTTTGATAAATAGGTTTTATCCAAGTTAAACCTGAGtaagttcaacttgaatatgatgttgatcacatcatggtgtcACTGAATCAGAttttaattcagtgcgaccacatttacgtaatgggaaggtcttgattcggtcctttgttgtggctctcactggtgcctcccgcgagggaaggttatgggcatgcataccctggcccggtagggcagacataaccttgtgtgctcgtatttgtttttatggtaccttgtccccatttgggaccgttttgccacgacggtggccgttggtgtctttggtagacacggggccacccaagacctagccctgagagggagatggtcggagtggccagggagagtgcatgacaagggaagggtttcgtcggaatattttggtccacccgaatgggagtgcgaggccaggtattccgtagtgtgggtaaagtgcgctacctctgcagagtgtatttattctatcgatagccgcgccctcggttatgggcaagactcgggagtaagtcacaccatggatcaacttttataattaatcttgcaaactaaTAGATCGTTGTGATGCATTTGTTTTGTGGTGAACCTTGAACACTCGAGGTGCTCATGGGTTTTTGGTTCAGATATGACCCCGGTGTGGTCACCATTTtgttacgaggtaaccgtctggtaagcgagtccgcgTGACTCGGTGCACTGTTTGGCTGCATTGCATCTGTAGTATTTCTTGCATTAATTTAacttgattaattatcatgatattgtctgtcatcgtgcttatgtttgttgtgagcttgcaagtacattcaatgtactgacctggcgtgttatgccagctttcaggcaagtcgaTTTGTACCGGAGCGCATCTCGTATCTAGGCCATGTCCACGTCGGTGTTCCTGTTctatggagttccacttcgtcgttcttccgctgccgcgtagtttcgtgtgatcgaggccccaggcatgttcattaaatagtgtacatactgtccagcagcgCCATGTGTGGTGCTTGGCCTCGCacctcgatgtaatatcagacctttgtatcccgctagtatcaataaagcggttatttCTATACcttgttgttgtgtattgccagaagactcgatctctgggctggcaatgcagggtaaaccgatTGCTCTGAGCCGGTGTGCCACAACGCTtagtatcagagccgcgctgattgtaggacacgctagaccgGTAGTGCACTAGTAAAACGGTAGATAGCTTCGTTTGAGTGCCGGTAGTCGTAGaaattggttgttgcattgcatgaaTGTTTAATTGTTGTTATTACTAACCGAATGGTGTTTGAGTATAGATGGCACCAGTAACGATCTTGTaccatcctgagccagctccgtGCACATCGCCGCACCTGCTTCAGAACGTGTGGCGACGAATCTATCTAGAGGGTGCTGATCCAGAGTATCGGGCATATCGCGAGCATCTGGCTGGTGCATTGTATGAGTATTATGCTGAGGTTCGCATGCACACCCACCCTGGTCTTTtctactacccatctctgcacgagaatGGGCGTATCCGCTTTCCTTTGATTAATCCGGTGTGCGATCGTCCCACTAGCCACCATGCACGCTACATCACCACTAGTTATCTCCTTAAATACGAGTTAGCTCGGGAGCTCTCACGCGCTCGCGTCGCTCTCGCTGCTGCTCGTGTAAGGAACCCTCTTCCAGCTGTCATCTACACTTCTGCTCCTCCCACCTCCGTTCCCCCGATGACCTCGTAGGGTACCATTAACCCTATGACGGTGAACCCGCGCAGTGCTCCTACTGCATGGTCTTCTCTTATCGCTACTCCTGCCGCtcctatgcttagatcccatcccccgcctgcccctgagggagagccctcaagGCAGCGCCAGCGCACCTCTCTTCCCTCGGAGGTCTCTACTATCAGTTCAGGATCTAGGTCCGGCACAGGAGACGAGCCTGCAACAGCACCATCCGAGCAGTAGACCGTTAGAGTATCGTGGTTGTCATGAGCATGATGTATGGCTGTAATCGCACTTGTCATGATGCGTAGTTTCATGTACGAGGGTAGTAGACCCATTGCGATGTTTTCTTTCACGTTGggactatgtataattatgttgaaCTCTTTTATTCGACTTGGTTTTCATTCGCTGTTTTCTTCCGGGATTTGTCATTGGTTTTCCCCCATtttggaattttctcatcatgtttgctatgtattgggaaaacgaaaaataggatgccgcgtggaggcagcagcagtcaagctggtgaggatgtccctgtccgttgttccgcaagacaggcaggacattcccctgagccataccagccacctccggctccaccgccacaaccgccttccaccgagcaaatcctgcgaatgtttgaagaaagaaggagcaacgatctgctggaaatactgaaaagtgtacaagttatggttggacagaatggaaaccagaatggccatcattccaagctgtcagatttttagcgaaccaagcctcccagtttcagccaTGCTACTGATCCTTTGGACGCCGACGACTGGCTAAGGACTATTGAGAGAAAACTGGAAATTTCTCGCACAGACGAAGGAGACAAGGTTCCCTTCGCCACGCATTATCTCGAAGGAGctgccgctatatggtgggataatgccaaagcaatatggcctgcagacgaggaaattacttggacaaatttcaaggatcatttccgcaaGTATCATATTCCCACCAGAGCCATGAAGATCAAGCAACGCGAATTTCTCGCTCTCACTCAAGGCAGCATGACCGTCGCCGAGTACCTGAATAAATTCAACCATCTGGccgctattctctccacgatgtaGCCACCGAAGAGCGGAAGATCGATCGATTCCTTGGAGGCCTAAATCAGCATCTCAGGTGCACTCTCAGCATGTTTGATTTCCCAGACTTCctgactctggtgaacaaggccctcatcaccgaaagggaacacaagctcctgCATGACAACAAGCCAGCTGctaatgaccacaagcgcaaattcgagccaaagaaggatatgcaaccggtgcaaaaggctcgtacttggcagcagactcaggtggagtacaaacccaattggcagcagaatgtcaacaagactactacaccaa contains:
- the LOC109738553 gene encoding uncharacterized protein translates to MAAIEEERAKTQELLADERRQAAEREREIEERAARLLLEERNRNDLANRAIYELFASMCEKNSQTPPPMPVIAPADTHNSRQASTSAIGASKNPDPPPSATTASKNPDPSPTG